Proteins from a genomic interval of uncultured Campylobacter sp.:
- a CDS encoding carbon-nitrogen hydrolase — MKVALIQQKFHGTKDATVQRTLELVREASGGGAELVVLQELHQTQYFCQSEETRFFDLAEGWENDVKFWGEVARQNGVVLVTSLFEKRADGLYHNTAFVFEKDGSVAGKYRKMHIPDDPGFYEKFYFTPGDTCFEPIDTSVGRLGLLVCWDQWYPEAARLMALRGAKLLIYPTAIGWFEGDEEAEKSRQLEAWVAVQRGHAVANGLPVIAVNRVGFEKDESGVMDGIKFWGNSFVFGAQGEELFRADGQSEQCHIVEIDMTRSEEVRRIWPFLRDRRIDAYANLTKRFID, encoded by the coding sequence ATGAAAGTAGCGCTAATCCAACAAAAATTTCACGGCACCAAAGACGCGACCGTGCAAAGGACGCTCGAGCTCGTGCGCGAAGCTAGCGGCGGCGGGGCGGAGCTTGTCGTGCTGCAGGAGCTGCACCAGACGCAGTATTTTTGCCAGAGCGAGGAGACGAGGTTTTTCGACCTTGCCGAGGGCTGGGAAAACGACGTCAAATTTTGGGGCGAGGTAGCGCGGCAAAACGGCGTCGTGCTCGTTACTTCGCTCTTTGAAAAGCGCGCGGACGGACTGTATCACAACACTGCTTTCGTCTTCGAAAAAGACGGCAGCGTCGCGGGCAAATACCGCAAAATGCACATCCCCGACGACCCGGGCTTTTACGAGAAATTTTACTTTACTCCGGGCGACACCTGCTTTGAGCCTATTGATACGAGCGTAGGCAGGCTCGGGCTTTTAGTATGCTGGGATCAGTGGTATCCCGAGGCTGCGCGCCTCATGGCTCTGCGCGGCGCGAAGTTGCTTATCTATCCGACCGCGATCGGCTGGTTTGAGGGCGACGAGGAAGCTGAGAAATCGCGTCAGCTAGAGGCGTGGGTCGCCGTGCAGCGCGGACATGCGGTCGCAAACGGCCTGCCCGTGATCGCCGTGAACCGCGTAGGCTTTGAAAAGGACGAGAGCGGCGTGATGGACGGGATCAAATTTTGGGGCAACAGCTTTGTTTTCGGCGCGCAGGGCGAGGAGCTTTTCCGCGCCGATGGCCAGAGCGAGCAGTGCCATATCGTAGAGATCGATATGACCAGAAGCGAGGAAGTACGCAGGATTTGGCCGTTTTTGAGAGATAGGCGCATCGACGCATATGCAAATTTAACAAAAAGATTTATTGATTAA
- a CDS encoding low molecular weight protein-tyrosine-phosphatase — MKILFVCHGNICRSTMAQSVMQNLSEKAGLAGRLSIDSRATHEDEIGEPPYYETVRVLKQNGVPVTPHKATLITQKDFDNSDLILIMDDENLRTLKRKFGAEAKFDEKVKFLLEFSDATNGKTIADPYYTRDFERCYDDVSRSCAGLLEGLKQIL; from the coding sequence ATGAAAATTTTATTCGTTTGCCACGGAAATATCTGCCGCTCGACTATGGCGCAGTCGGTTATGCAAAATTTGAGCGAAAAGGCGGGTCTGGCCGGGCGCCTTAGTATCGATTCGCGCGCCACTCACGAGGACGAGATAGGCGAGCCGCCGTATTACGAGACGGTACGGGTTTTGAAGCAAAACGGCGTGCCCGTGACGCCACATAAAGCGACCTTGATAACGCAAAAAGATTTTGATAACAGCGATCTTATCTTGATAATGGACGATGAAAATTTAAGGACTTTGAAGCGCAAATTCGGCGCTGAGGCTAAATTTGACGAAAAAGTAAAATTCCTGCTCGAATTTAGCGACGCGACAAACGGCAAAACAATCGCCGATCCGTACTATACCCGCGATTTTGAGCGGTGCTACGATGACGTTTCGCGCTCTTGCGCGGGCTTGCTTGAGGGGCTGAAGCAAATTTTATGA
- a CDS encoding cation diffusion facilitator family transporter, producing the protein MQLNNAGIKRQNEILGRRAVIVAGATAFALALIKFAAGLIGGSVAVLSSAIDSMLDLLVSVLNFFAIRKSQAAPDAKFNFGYAKLEALAAMFEGILIVGAGAFIFYESVRKLQTEQAPVDTAFSLYAMALSVAVTGLLVAYLSRVARRTRNLIVRADALHYKSDLFSNLAVIASLILVEFTGFAAIDAVFGIVISGYIAVSAINLMKESVGVLLDRALDPEITAQIEEIIRSRPQIASYHGLATRKSANICYVAVHLVFNREISLYDAHKISDEIEAAIRAKYGEFEWQITTHLDPCDDQNGSCEC; encoded by the coding sequence ATGCAACTAAACAATGCCGGCATAAAAAGGCAAAATGAAATTTTAGGTCGCAGAGCCGTGATAGTCGCGGGTGCGACGGCGTTTGCATTGGCCTTGATTAAATTTGCCGCTGGTTTGATCGGCGGTTCGGTGGCAGTGCTTAGCTCGGCGATCGATTCGATGCTTGACCTGCTGGTTTCCGTGCTAAATTTCTTCGCCATCCGTAAATCCCAGGCCGCGCCCGATGCTAAATTTAACTTCGGCTACGCCAAGCTAGAAGCGCTTGCGGCGATGTTTGAGGGCATTTTGATCGTGGGCGCCGGCGCGTTTATATTTTACGAGAGCGTGCGTAAGCTGCAAACGGAGCAAGCGCCCGTAGATACGGCTTTTTCGCTTTATGCGATGGCGCTATCGGTCGCGGTTACGGGGCTGTTGGTCGCCTACCTCTCCCGCGTCGCTCGCCGCACGAGAAATTTGATCGTTAGAGCCGACGCTCTGCACTACAAAAGCGACCTTTTTAGTAACCTAGCCGTTATCGCCTCGCTTATCTTGGTCGAATTTACGGGATTTGCCGCGATAGACGCCGTTTTTGGTATAGTGATTAGCGGCTACATTGCCGTTAGCGCGATAAATTTGATGAAAGAAAGCGTAGGCGTGCTGCTAGACCGCGCGCTAGATCCCGAGATAACGGCGCAAATCGAAGAGATAATCCGCTCGCGCCCTCAGATAGCAAGCTATCACGGCCTAGCTACCAGAAAGAGCGCAAACATCTGCTATGTCGCGGTTCATCTAGTCTTTAACCGCGAAATTTCGCTTTACGACGCGCACAAAATTTCAGACGAGATAGAGGCCGCTATCAGGGCTAAATACGGCGAGTTTGAGTGGCAAATCACTACGCATCTTGATCCGTGCGACGACCAAAACGGCTCGTGCGAATGCTAA
- a CDS encoding agmatine deiminase family protein — MRAFAEWEKQELIFLSLPHENTDWRPYLDEILDAYERLVAAIVPFQKVVLICPEERIFRERFAKFDSVEFVKIDTDDTWIRDYGMIDVEDGAKILSYDFKFNAWGGKFESSKDNAVNLELAKRFKSDLRSIDLVLEGGSIDFNGRGTLLTTQKCLLNDNRNSHLSKERIEARLRELFGLERIVWLKNGFIKGDDTDNHVDTLARFIAPDTIAYASCDDPNDEHFKELAAMKKELENTGFKLVPLPLPKAKFYGGKRLGCTYANFIFINGAVIVPTYNDDNDKIALERLAQKLPNHKIIGVDSLVFVRQNGSLHCSSQNRFLGARSESEI; from the coding sequence TTGAGAGCGTTTGCAGAGTGGGAAAAACAAGAGCTTATATTTTTATCGCTTCCGCACGAAAATACCGACTGGAGGCCGTATCTGGATGAAATTTTAGACGCTTACGAGAGGCTGGTCGCTGCTATCGTACCGTTTCAAAAGGTCGTTTTGATCTGCCCCGAGGAGAGGATTTTTCGGGAGCGATTTGCTAAATTTGATAGCGTAGAGTTCGTAAAAATCGATACCGATGATACGTGGATACGCGACTACGGCATGATCGACGTAGAGGACGGCGCCAAAATCCTTAGCTACGATTTTAAATTTAACGCTTGGGGCGGCAAATTTGAAAGCTCGAAAGATAACGCCGTAAATTTGGAGCTAGCTAAGCGATTTAAAAGCGATTTGCGAAGCATCGATCTCGTGCTTGAGGGCGGTAGTATCGATTTTAACGGGCGCGGCACGCTGCTAACGACGCAAAAGTGCCTGCTAAACGACAACCGCAACTCTCATCTGAGCAAAGAACGGATTGAGGCGCGGCTTAGGGAGCTTTTTGGCCTTGAGCGCATAGTGTGGCTTAAAAACGGATTTATAAAAGGCGACGACACCGACAACCACGTCGATACTCTGGCGCGCTTTATCGCTCCTGATACCATCGCCTACGCCTCCTGCGACGATCCAAACGACGAGCATTTTAAGGAGCTTGCCGCGATGAAAAAAGAGCTTGAAAACACGGGCTTTAAGCTCGTGCCGTTGCCGCTTCCCAAGGCTAAATTTTACGGCGGCAAGAGGCTTGGCTGCACATACGCCAATTTTATCTTTATAAACGGCGCCGTTATTGTGCCGACATACAATGATGATAACGATAAAATCGCGCTTGAGAGACTAGCGCAGAAGCTGCCTAACCATAAGATAATCGGCGTGGATTCGCTAGTTTTCGTGCGTCAAAACGGCTCGCTGCACTGCTCCTCACAGAATAGATTTTTAGGCGCAAGAAGCGAAAGCGAAATCTAA
- a CDS encoding amino acid ABC transporter permease, giving the protein MDFEFIKEFTPMFVKAGIFTVKLSLYGILLSLVIGIFCTLVKFYKVKFLTSVVNGYIEVSRNTPLLIQLFFLYYGLSKFGLNLSAFTCAVAGLAFLGGSYMAESFRLGFEAVKKTQIEAALSIALTQGQILRYVILPQAFSVSIPSIAANVIFLIKETSVISIIALPDLVYATKDIIGLYYMTDEALFMLVVSYLIIILPISLALFWLEKRMRVGRS; this is encoded by the coding sequence ATGGATTTTGAGTTTATAAAAGAATTTACGCCGATGTTCGTAAAAGCGGGCATTTTCACCGTCAAGCTCTCGCTTTACGGCATCTTGCTCTCGCTTGTTATCGGCATATTTTGCACGCTGGTTAAATTTTACAAGGTCAAATTCCTAACATCCGTCGTAAACGGCTACATCGAGGTTTCCAGAAACACGCCGCTGCTTATACAGCTTTTTTTTCTCTACTACGGACTTAGCAAATTCGGGCTAAATTTGAGCGCCTTTACCTGTGCGGTCGCGGGACTTGCGTTTTTGGGCGGTAGCTATATGGCCGAGAGCTTTAGGCTCGGCTTTGAGGCGGTGAAAAAGACGCAGATCGAAGCCGCGCTTAGCATCGCGCTAACGCAGGGGCAAATTTTACGCTACGTTATCTTGCCTCAGGCCTTTAGCGTTTCGATACCTTCGATCGCGGCTAACGTCATCTTTCTTATCAAAGAAACCTCGGTCATCAGTATCATCGCCCTGCCCGACCTGGTCTATGCGACGAAGGATATCATCGGGCTTTACTACATGACCGACGAGGCGCTTTTTATGCTCGTAGTTAGCTATTTGATTATCATTTTGCCGATATCTTTGGCGTTATTTTGGCTTGAAAAAAGGATGAGAGTTGGACGGAGTTAG
- a CDS encoding amino acid ABC transporter permease: MDGVSILFDPLVLKRLIFEGLWMSMQISAISIAVSLVLGTFLGVAMGSKNKFIFFVLKICLEIVRIMPQIVWLFLFYYGASKAFGLDISKFNASLIVFSLWGVFEMMDIVRGAIVSIPRHQFESAAALALSKAQIYLYVVIPLATRRLVPAGVNLLSRIIKTTPIVALIGVPDLLKVGQQTIETASLTANPTVPFWIYGFIFLLYFLVCYPISKLSKILENRWA, translated from the coding sequence TTGGACGGAGTTAGTATTTTATTCGACCCGCTGGTCTTAAAGCGGCTGATTTTCGAGGGGCTGTGGATGAGCATGCAGATTTCGGCTATCTCGATCGCCGTTTCTCTGGTTTTGGGTACGTTTTTGGGCGTGGCTATGGGCTCAAAAAACAAATTTATCTTTTTCGTGCTAAAAATTTGCCTCGAGATCGTACGCATAATGCCCCAAATCGTCTGGTTATTTTTGTTTTACTACGGCGCGAGCAAGGCTTTTGGGCTTGATATTTCCAAATTTAACGCCTCGCTCATCGTCTTTAGCCTGTGGGGCGTGTTTGAGATGATGGATATCGTGCGCGGCGCGATCGTCTCGATACCGAGGCATCAGTTTGAAAGCGCGGCGGCTCTAGCGCTTAGCAAGGCTCAAATTTATCTTTACGTCGTGATCCCGCTAGCCACGCGCCGCCTAGTGCCTGCGGGCGTAAATTTGCTAAGCCGTATCATCAAAACCACTCCGATCGTAGCTCTCATCGGCGTGCCCGACCTGCTAAAAGTCGGACAGCAAACGATCGAAACGGCGAGCCTAACGGCAAATCCGACCGTTCCGTTTTGGATATACGGCTTTATATTTTTATTATATTTTCTCGTCTGCTATCCTATCTCAAAACTATCCAAGATACTTGAAAACAGATGGGCATAA
- a CDS encoding amino acid ABC transporter ATP-binding protein — translation MSEILKLSNLSKSYSDLQVLKGIDLSVKNGEVVVILGPSGCGKSTTLRCINGLEPFDGGQIEIAGEKIDKEYKDWIKIRQKVGMVFQNYELFDHMNVIENIVLGPVKAQKRSREEVEKEAEAWLEKVGLKHKKYAYPKELSGGQKQRIAIVRALCMKPEIMLFDEITASLDPEIVREVLDVVINLAKDGMTMLIVTHEMGFARSVANRIVFMDEGKIVEESEPEAFFTHPKSERAKKFLNLFSF, via the coding sequence ATGAGCGAAATTTTAAAACTCTCAAATTTAAGCAAATCTTACAGCGACTTGCAGGTGCTAAAAGGCATCGACCTTAGCGTCAAAAACGGCGAAGTAGTCGTGATCCTAGGGCCCTCAGGATGCGGCAAAAGCACGACTCTGCGCTGCATAAACGGCCTTGAGCCATTTGACGGCGGGCAAATAGAGATAGCCGGCGAAAAGATCGATAAAGAATACAAAGACTGGATCAAAATCCGCCAAAAAGTGGGTATGGTTTTTCAAAACTACGAGCTGTTTGACCATATGAACGTCATCGAAAATATCGTGCTAGGTCCGGTAAAAGCGCAAAAAAGAAGCCGAGAAGAGGTCGAAAAAGAGGCCGAAGCGTGGCTAGAAAAAGTTGGCCTAAAACACAAAAAATACGCCTATCCAAAGGAGCTTAGCGGCGGGCAAAAGCAACGCATCGCTATCGTGCGCGCGCTTTGTATGAAGCCCGAAATCATGCTGTTTGACGAGATAACGGCATCGCTGGATCCAGAGATCGTGCGCGAGGTGCTAGACGTCGTCATAAACCTCGCCAAAGATGGCATGACGATGCTAATCGTAACGCACGAGATGGGCTTTGCTCGATCGGTGGCAAATCGCATCGTCTTTATGGATGAGGGCAAAATCGTCGAAGAGAGCGAGCCCGAGGCGTTTTTCACCCATCCAAAAAGCGAACGCGCGAAGAAATTTTTAAATTTATTTTCGTTTTAG
- a CDS encoding cysteine ABC transporter substrate-binding protein produces the protein MRKLLFSFLATFAAVFLTGQANLQAAEADALAKIKERGYVRVGVFSDKPPFGYVDKEGKNQGYDIYFVKRIAKDLLGDESKVKFELVEAAGRVEVLVADKVDITLANFTKTPERARVVDFALPYMKVSLGVVSPDGAVIKSVDELKGKKLIVNKGTTADAYFTKNHPDIELIKYDQNTETFAALVDKRGTALAHDNALLFAWAKENPGFTVGIEALGDVDVIAPAVKKGNKALLEWLNNEIIELGKENFFHKDYDATLKPIYGDSVNPESLVVEGGKL, from the coding sequence ATGAGAAAACTTCTGTTTTCATTTTTGGCAACATTCGCCGCCGTCTTTCTAACGGGTCAGGCTAATTTGCAGGCTGCCGAAGCGGACGCTTTGGCTAAAATCAAAGAGCGCGGATACGTGCGCGTGGGCGTCTTTAGCGACAAACCGCCGTTTGGCTACGTCGATAAAGAGGGCAAAAACCAAGGCTACGACATATACTTCGTCAAACGCATCGCAAAGGATCTGCTGGGCGACGAGAGCAAGGTTAAATTTGAGCTCGTAGAAGCAGCCGGTCGCGTAGAAGTGCTAGTAGCCGACAAGGTCGATATCACTTTGGCAAATTTCACCAAAACCCCTGAGCGCGCTAGAGTCGTTGATTTTGCGCTTCCATATATGAAAGTGTCACTTGGTGTAGTTAGCCCGGACGGCGCGGTCATAAAAAGCGTGGACGAGCTAAAAGGCAAAAAACTAATCGTCAATAAAGGCACGACCGCGGATGCGTATTTCACGAAAAATCACCCTGACATCGAGCTTATAAAATACGACCAAAACACGGAGACCTTCGCCGCCCTGGTCGATAAAAGAGGCACGGCGCTAGCGCACGATAATGCGCTGCTTTTTGCATGGGCTAAGGAAAATCCGGGCTTTACCGTAGGTATCGAAGCTCTAGGCGACGTGGACGTAATAGCGCCTGCGGTTAAAAAAGGCAACAAAGCTCTACTTGAGTGGCTAAATAACGAAATCATTGAGCTTGGCAAAGAAAATTTCTTTCACAAAGACTACGATGCTACGCTAAAACCGATCTACGGCGATAGCGTAAATCCGGAATCTCTCGTCGTCGAAGGCGGCAAACTATAA